The following is a genomic window from Parabacteroides johnsonii DSM 18315.
CCCAGTGTGATCACGATAAAGTCTTTCATACCGCGGGCAGCACCATACGTCATTTCACCGATAGCAGCCGCATTCGCATCGTTTGTCAATGCTACGGGCACACCACCCAGTTTTTCGCTGATCAACTGCGCTAAAGGAATTTTACCTTTCCAGGGAAGGTTCGGTGCGAATTCGATACAACCGTTGAAGAAGTTACCGTTCGGAGCTCCTACGCCTATACCTTTTATTTTGTCCACGCCACCAGCCTGGTCGATCACTAATTTCAAGCCATTAGCAAGTTCACTGACATAATCGTCGATGTCAGTATACTTTCCGGTTTTAATTGAACTACTGTACAAGATTGTTCCTCTTGCATCTACTACGCCAAAAACAGTATTGGTACCACCTATATCGATACCTACTACATAAGGCTTCTCCATGATTTTATATTTTAGATTAATAATGCTTTTTCTGGAAAGCAAATATAAGAGGAATCTGGTAAGGTGCAATGATTTTATTCAAAAAAAACCGAAATAGGCGTGAATATGTTACCCAATATGTTGTTTAGCAGGTAAAATCTCAATCCAATAATCGTCGGGGTCATTGATGAAGTACAATCCCATCTCGTTATTTTCGAAACAGATATACCCGAGTTCACGGTGATATTCGCGTATCTCGTCATAATCGCCGGCTACACGGAAACAGAGATGGCTTTCATTGTCTCCCAGTTCGTATGCTTCTTTTCGGTCGCGAAGCCAGGTCAGTTCCAACAGGAACCCTGTCTCGTTGTCTGTCAGGTAAACCAGAATGAATGAACCGTCTGCCGCTTCTTTGCGGTGATGTTCTTTCAAACCGAGCGCTTTTCCATAAAACGCGATACTTCTGTCCAGATCCAAGACATTGATATTAAAATGATCAAATCTGCTCTTTATCTCCATCCTCTCTTTAATTTATTAATTTTTAATTCTCAAATTTCTGTTCCTTCTCCCGGAGCGGATATCAGCACATACCGGCAACCGCGCGATTCTGCGTAAGGTCCGAAAGCGACCACCTCCGCCGGGCGATCCCAGAAATGCGTCGGTACAAAGATATTGGTTTTGATGCAATCTACAAACTGTTGTGCACCGCGCATGAAGTCAGTCCCGATACGTGGATCGACCGGAAACATGGCGACATCCAACTTGTCGGTCACTTTTACCAGATCGTCTAATTCTTTCAGATAGTTCTTTTCTGCTTCTGCGACTTCTTCGGGAGTCGATTCGTCTTTCCAGTGCCAGTTATTCAGGTCGCCGGCATGGAAGAGGCGTTTCCCCTCGGCTTCGATAAGGAAAGATATGCCGGAGTCTGTCGATCCGAATGCCCTGATCCGCAGGTTATGATCCTCGTAGGTGTCCCCTTTTTTGAGATAGAACGCATCTTCTTTCCCTGCCCGGTTCCTTTTTAGAATATCTTTGCCAAAGAGATAGACGATATCTTTTTTGTATGTTTTCCACCTCAAAACCTCCGGATTGAAATGATCCGGATGGAAATGAGAGGACAATATATATAATGTACCCGAGCGATTCAACAGTTCCTCATGCACGAAACCTTTCTCCGGTGACTTTCCAGTGTCTTTGTAATAATCGATCAAAATGGCAAATCCGTCTGCCTCGATAGCAAAACCGCTATGATAGATATAAGTCAGTCTCATTCCTATTTTTTCCTTTCTTTATTATAAACAAAACACGGGAAGTTGCATTCTTGTTGTGCAAAGGTAAAATTGGTAAGAATATTTGTTTTTTCAAAATAAAAAACAGACTTTTGATGTATCATTCGCTTTTTGGATGACAACAACCTAAAACCATATAACTATGGCTACATTTATCAATCCTTTTGTAGATAGAGGCTTTAAACACCTTTTCGGACAAGAAGACAGTAAGGAACTTCTTGTCGACTTGTTGAACGGCCTGTTCGAAGGTGAGCGGGTAATCACGGAATTATCTTTTTTGAATGTGGAAATGCCGGCGGAAAGTACGGATAGTCGTGCGGCGGTTTTTGACTTGAAATGTAAGGATAAAG
Proteins encoded in this region:
- a CDS encoding VOC family protein; amino-acid sequence: MEIKSRFDHFNINVLDLDRSIAFYGKALGLKEHHRKEAADGSFILVYLTDNETGFLLELTWLRDRKEAYELGDNESHLCFRVAGDYDEIREYHRELGYICFENNEMGLYFINDPDDYWIEILPAKQHIG
- a CDS encoding MBL fold metallo-hydrolase yields the protein MRLTYIYHSGFAIEADGFAILIDYYKDTGKSPEKGFVHEELLNRSGTLYILSSHFHPDHFNPEVLRWKTYKKDIVYLFGKDILKRNRAGKEDAFYLKKGDTYEDHNLRIRAFGSTDSGISFLIEAEGKRLFHAGDLNNWHWKDESTPEEVAEAEKNYLKELDDLVKVTDKLDVAMFPVDPRIGTDFMRGAQQFVDCIKTNIFVPTHFWDRPAEVVAFGPYAESRGCRYVLISAPGEGTEI